One part of the Parabacteroides sp. FAFU027 genome encodes these proteins:
- the rsmH gene encoding 16S rRNA (cytosine(1402)-N(4))-methyltransferase RsmH, translating into MDNQSDFYHVPALLEETIHGLSIRPGGVYVDVTFGGGGHSKEILKHLNPNGRLYAFDQDEDAEKNIVEDKRFVFVRSNFRFLYNFMKYHGVKSIDGLLADLGVSSHHFDDADRGFSFRFDGALDMRMNKRAGTSAAELLNTLPEEKLADIFYLYGEMKNSRKIASLIVKARQTKKIVTIGDFLEVIRPCISKTQEKKDLAKVFQALRIEVNQELETLKEMLEQARELLKPGGRLAVITYHSLEDRLVKNYFKTGNFEGKLEQDFFGNTVSPLKPVSNKVIVPSDEEVERNPRARSAKLRIAEKL; encoded by the coding sequence ATGGACAATCAATCAGACTTTTACCATGTACCTGCCTTGCTGGAGGAGACCATTCATGGTTTATCTATCCGTCCCGGTGGCGTCTATGTTGATGTAACTTTTGGAGGTGGAGGCCATTCGAAAGAAATTCTTAAACACCTGAACCCGAACGGAAGACTCTATGCCTTTGATCAGGATGAAGATGCCGAAAAGAATATCGTGGAAGATAAGCGGTTCGTGTTTGTGCGCAGCAACTTCCGTTTTTTGTATAACTTCATGAAGTATCATGGGGTGAAGTCTATAGACGGATTACTCGCCGATTTAGGTGTTTCGTCCCATCACTTTGATGATGCGGATCGTGGCTTTTCATTCCGCTTTGACGGAGCCCTGGATATGCGTATGAATAAACGCGCCGGTACTTCTGCCGCAGAGTTGCTTAATACTTTGCCGGAAGAAAAGCTTGCCGACATTTTTTACCTCTATGGCGAGATGAAAAACTCCCGCAAAATAGCTTCCCTTATTGTGAAAGCCCGTCAAACAAAGAAAATAGTCACTATTGGCGATTTTCTCGAAGTGATACGCCCCTGCATTAGTAAGACGCAGGAGAAGAAAGACCTTGCGAAGGTGTTTCAGGCATTGCGGATCGAGGTGAATCAGGAGCTGGAAACTCTGAAAGAGATGCTGGAGCAGGCACGTGAACTGTTGAAGCCGGGAGGTAGGCTGGCGGTGATTACCTATCATTCGCTCGAAGACCGTTTGGTGAAAAACTATTTCAAAACAGGAAACTTCGAGGGTAAACTGGAGCAGGATTTCTTTGGAAATACAGTTTCGCCGTTGAAACCGGTGAGCAATAAAGTGATTGTGCCTTCGGATGAGGAGGTGGAGCGTAATCCGCGTGCCCGAAGCGCTAAATTGCGCATTGCAGAAAAGTTGTAA
- a CDS encoding FtsL-like putative cell division protein, with protein sequence MAIKFKKNNEKKAAQDGKKITLRDVIGGQVLANGFLERNAGLIAMILFMTFFYISNRYECQQKMMDIVKLQKKLTDVKYEALTRSAELMGGSKQSQVKNLILENGIELEESQTPPYKLTKPAKE encoded by the coding sequence ATGGCTATCAAATTCAAAAAAAACAACGAAAAGAAAGCTGCGCAGGATGGTAAGAAAATTACGCTGCGTGACGTGATAGGCGGTCAGGTACTGGCTAACGGTTTTCTGGAACGTAATGCGGGTTTGATTGCCATGATTTTGTTTATGACGTTCTTCTACATCAGCAACCGTTACGAGTGCCAGCAAAAGATGATGGACATTGTGAAGCTGCAGAAGAAACTGACTGATGTGAAATACGAAGCATTAACCCGCTCAGCCGAGCTGATGGGGGGCAGCAAGCAGTCGCAGGTGAAAAACCTGATACTGGAAAACGGGATTGAACTGGAAGAGTCACAGACGCCTCCCTACAAACTAACTAAACCGGCCAAAGAATAG
- a CDS encoding 1-acyl-sn-glycerol-3-phosphate acyltransferase: MDSKIIQIDVDKVLREKAPKISKKLPRFVVSFLKKVIHQEGINAFLRKAGHLYGTDFADAMVDHWEVTLKVEGLENIPTDRKFVFASNHPLGGLDGIALISVIGKQFNGKVRFVVNDILMNIKNLEPVFVPVNKHGAQGKHSAEAINAVYNSDVQVLFFPAGLVSRRQHGKIEDLEWKKAFIAKSIQYQRDIVPVYFDGCNTSFFYNFALFRKKIGLKINLEMLLLPRELFKQHGKTFTIRFGEPVPWQSFDKTKSHTAWAHYVKEKAYALNK, from the coding sequence ATGGATAGTAAAATCATTCAGATAGACGTCGATAAAGTCTTGCGGGAAAAGGCTCCGAAAATCAGCAAAAAACTACCCCGCTTTGTCGTTTCATTTCTGAAAAAGGTTATCCACCAGGAAGGGATCAATGCCTTCCTTCGAAAAGCCGGTCACCTCTACGGAACGGACTTCGCCGACGCCATGGTTGACCACTGGGAAGTCACCCTGAAAGTGGAAGGATTAGAAAATATCCCGACAGACCGGAAATTTGTATTTGCCTCAAACCACCCGTTGGGAGGACTCGATGGCATCGCATTAATCAGCGTAATCGGCAAACAGTTCAATGGTAAGGTTCGCTTCGTGGTCAATGATATCCTGATGAATATCAAGAATCTGGAGCCGGTATTTGTCCCAGTGAACAAACACGGGGCTCAGGGCAAACACTCTGCTGAAGCCATTAATGCTGTTTATAATTCCGATGTACAGGTATTGTTTTTTCCTGCCGGTCTGGTATCACGCCGCCAACACGGAAAAATTGAAGATCTGGAATGGAAAAAAGCATTTATTGCCAAATCCATCCAATACCAGCGGGATATTGTACCGGTCTATTTTGACGGCTGCAACACTTCATTTTTTTACAACTTCGCCCTTTTTCGCAAAAAAATCGGGCTGAAAATCAATCTTGAAATGTTACTTTTGCCCCGCGAATTATTTAAGCAACACGGCAAAACATTTACTATCCGATTCGGAGAACCCGTTCCCTGGCAATCATTCGACAAAACCAAATCTCACACAGCCTGGGCGCACTATGTAAAAGAGAAAGCCTACGCCTTAAA